One Festucalex cinctus isolate MCC-2025b chromosome 3, RoL_Fcin_1.0, whole genome shotgun sequence DNA window includes the following coding sequences:
- the LOC144015708 gene encoding leucine-rich repeat-containing protein 4C-like translates to MLNKMTSSQQQQMMRGPRWNRALSDPLFVLLLALQLLVVAGLVRAQTCPSVCSCSNQFSKVICTRRGLREVPDGISTNTRYLNLQENLIQVIKVDSFKHLRHLEILQLSKNHIRKIELGAFNGLASLNTLELFDNRLTTIPNGAFEYLSKLKELWLRNNPIESIPSYAFNRVPSLRRLDLGELKRLSYISEGAFEGLSNLRYLNLGMCNLKEIPNLIPLVKLDELEMSGNQLSVVRPGSFKGLIHLQKLWMMHAQIQTIERNSFDDLQSLVELNLAHNNLTLLPHDLFTPLHHLERVHLHHNPWNCNCDILWLSWWLKEMVPANTSCCARCSSPAHHKGRYIGELDQNYFHCYAPVIVEPPADLNVTEGSAAELKCRASSLTSVSWITPNGSIMTHGAYKIRISVLNDGTLNFTNVTMQDTGTYTCMVSNSAGNTTASATLNVSLTENSSFSYFTTVTVETIETPHNEGFTTIVQQKVGPTPSAHTWKFVSPSSTITTTVQTPVSTRATEKTYTIPVTEFGGEGSLNGLDEVMKTTKIIIGCFVAITLMAAVMLIIFYKMRKQHHQQNHHAPTRTIEIINVDEDCVTGGPGMEGHLTLPPLEHEHLNHYNTYKTAYNHASTINSIHSSAHEPLLIRANSKDNVQETQI, encoded by the coding sequence ATGTTAAACAAGATGACCTCCTCTCAGCAGCAGCAGATGATGCGAGGTCCTAGGTGGAACCGGGCCTTGTCCGACCCTTTGTTTGTGCTGCTCCTGGCCCTACAGCTTTTGGTGGTGGCGGGTCTGGTTCGTGCACAGACGTGCCCTTCCGTCTGCTCCTGTAGTAATCAGTTCAGCAAAGTCATCTGCACACGGAGGGGGCTACGAGAGGTCCCTGATGGCATTTCTACCAACACACGCTACCTGAATCTCCAAGAAAACCTCATTCAGGTGATTAAAGTGGACAGCTTCAAGCACTTAAGACATTTGGAGATCCTGCAGCTGAGTAAAAACCACATACGCAAAATTGAGCTCGGGGCCTTCAATGGACTTGCTAGCCTCAATACCCTGGAGCTTTTTGATAACCGCCTCACCACGATCCCAAATGGGGCATTTGAGTACCTGTCCAAACTAAAGGAGCTCTGGCTGAGGAATAATCCCATTGAGAGCATTCCCTCCTATGCCTTCAACAGGGTGCCCTCATTACGACGGCTGGACCTTGGGGAGCTTAAAAGGCTGTCCTACATATCTGAGGGGGCCTTCGAAGGGCTGAGCAATCTTCGCTACTTAAATCTGGGAATGTGCAATCTGAAGGAAATTCCCAACCTTATTCCCCTGGTGAAACTGGATGAGCTAGAGATGTCAGGGAACCAGCTGTCTGTGGTCCGGCCTGGCTCTTTTAAGGGGCTCATCCATCTCCAGAAGCTATGGATGATGCATGCCCAGATCCAGACTATTGAAAGAAACTCATTTGATGATCTCCAGTCACTAGTGGAGCTTAATTTAGCCCACAACAACCTTACGCTCTTGCCCCATGATCTTTTCACTCCTTTGCATCATCTGGAGCGGGTGCATTTGCACCACAACCCTTGGAATTGTAACTGTGACATCCTGTGGCTGAGTTGGTGGCTCAAGGAGATGGTACCAGCAAACACCAGCTGCTGCGCCCGCTGTAGCTCACCGGCTCACCACAAAGGGCGCTACATTGGTGAGCTTGACCAAAACTACTTTCACTGTTATGCTCCTGTTATTGTGGAACCCCCAGCTGACCTAAATGTGACAGAGGGGAGCGCTGCAGAGTTGAAATGTCGGGCCAGCTCTTTGACTTCTGTGAGCTGGATTACCCCCAATGGTTCCATCATGACACACGGTGCGTACAAGATCAGAATCTCAGTGCTGAATGACGGCACCCTGAACTTCACCAATGTTACCATGCAAGACACTGGTACATACACATGTATGGTCAGTAACTCAGCCGGTAACACAACGGCGTCAGCCACACTCAATGTGTCTTTGACTGAGAACAGCAGCTTCAGCTACTTCACCACAGTAACCGTGGAGACGATAGAAACGCCACATAACGAAGGCTTCACCACGATTGTGCAACAGAAGGTAGGCCCCACCCCCTCGGCCCATACATGGAAGTTTGTTTCACCCAGTTCCACCATTACCACCACGGTGCAGACCCCTGTCTCTACTCGTGCCACAGAGAAGACCTACACTATCCCTGTCACTGAATTTGGTGGGGAAGGCTCCCTAAATGGCTTGGATGAGGTCATGAAGACAACCAAGATCATAATTGGTTGTTTTGTTGCAATCACGCTCATGGCAGCTGTCATGCTGATCATCTTCTACAAAATGCGTAAACAGCACCACCAGCAGAATCATCACGCGCCCACACGCACCATTGAGATCATTAATGTGGACGAGGACTGCGTAACAGGAGGACCGGGCATGGAGGGCCACCTGACTTTGCCTCCTCTTGAACATGAGCACCTCAACCATTATAACACGTATAAAACGGCATACAACCATGCCTCCACTATCAACTCCATACACAGCTCGGCGCATGAACCTTTGTTAATCCGGGCAAACTCAAAAGACAATGTGCAAGAGACCCAAATCTGA